In the Leptospira selangorensis genome, one interval contains:
- the lsa19 gene encoding adhesin Lsa19 produces MNSISISKLVVILLVPSLFFFCKPKEEETTDAIVSFIVGKATAEKAGSVLKASDRVVESEIVKTDKDATLDLTTTLGTVRLLGGSEASIAALRADQNYIKINSGNILVKVAKLKKNESISIDTPTVVAAVRGTQFWGQVNPANETGTFAVREGSVQITRKDDEARVLVKAGEAVDLGPGIKALKVRPAAAGELSAMEQIDQMK; encoded by the coding sequence ATGAACTCTATATCCATATCAAAGCTAGTTGTGATCCTATTAGTTCCGAGCCTATTCTTCTTCTGCAAACCTAAAGAAGAAGAAACTACGGATGCAATCGTCTCCTTTATCGTAGGAAAAGCGACTGCTGAAAAAGCGGGCTCTGTCCTGAAGGCGAGTGATCGTGTTGTGGAATCAGAAATCGTAAAAACAGACAAAGATGCTACTCTTGATCTAACCACTACTTTAGGGACAGTTCGACTCTTAGGTGGTTCCGAGGCTTCTATCGCTGCATTGAGAGCGGATCAAAATTATATTAAGATCAACTCAGGCAATATTTTGGTAAAAGTCGCCAAACTGAAAAAGAACGAATCCATCTCAATCGATACTCCTACCGTAGTAGCTGCCGTTAGAGGGACCCAATTTTGGGGACAGGTAAATCCTGCTAATGAAACAGGAACATTCGCAGTGAGAGAAGGTAGTGTTCAAATCACAAGAAAAGACGATGAGGCACGAGTTTTGGTAAAAGCAGGAGAAGCAGTAGACTTGGGACCTGGGATCAAGGCTCTAAAAGTTCGCCCTGCAGCTGCGGGAGAGCTCTCCGCAATGGAACAAATCGATCAAATGAAATAG
- the murI gene encoding glutamate racemase, whose translation MGNNKERVPKIGVMDSGMGGLSVLKELLDLPYSVNFLYYGDLAHAPYGEKQTSEVLELTRNVCNFFLKEEVDAILLACNTATSASAFKLREELSVPVFGMEPAIKPALLAHPGEKIALLATSVTHREEKLHALKSELGASERVVHLNCDGLATLVDHGKWGEAKLLLKNILKIPQEQRIRALVLGCTHYVFLKNEIKDLYPEAILHDGNQGTVRHLVRSLHLDGKQGRPNYNLFFSSPNNLKETEGLASQLLQKVSP comes from the coding sequence ATGGGAAACAATAAAGAAAGAGTTCCTAAGATCGGAGTAATGGATTCCGGAATGGGAGGACTTTCCGTTCTTAAGGAACTCTTGGATCTTCCCTATTCCGTGAATTTTCTCTATTATGGAGATCTTGCTCATGCTCCTTATGGGGAGAAACAAACCTCGGAAGTTTTGGAACTCACTCGCAATGTATGTAATTTTTTCTTAAAAGAAGAAGTAGATGCGATCCTTCTTGCTTGTAATACTGCAACCTCTGCTTCCGCTTTTAAATTAAGAGAAGAATTGTCCGTACCTGTATTCGGTATGGAACCTGCAATCAAACCTGCACTTCTGGCCCACCCTGGAGAAAAAATTGCGTTACTCGCCACTTCAGTTACTCATAGGGAAGAGAAACTGCATGCCCTGAAATCCGAATTGGGCGCGTCCGAAAGAGTAGTTCACTTAAATTGTGACGGTCTTGCGACACTAGTGGATCATGGAAAATGGGGAGAAGCCAAACTTCTTCTTAAAAACATATTAAAAATTCCTCAAGAACAAAGAATTCGTGCTCTTGTATTGGGATGCACACATTACGTATTCTTGAAAAACGAAATAAAAGACCTCTATCCGGAGGCAATTCTGCATGATGGGAACCAGGGGACCGTCCGCCATTTAGTCAGATCTCTTCATTTGGATGGAAAACAAGGGCGTCCTAATTATAATCTGTTCTTTTCTTCCCCTAATAATCTAAAAGAAACGGAAGGTCTGGCCTCCCAGTTATTACAAAAAGTATCCCCATAA